The following nucleotide sequence is from Cyclobacteriaceae bacterium.
AATAATCCATGGCAGTCACTGATCGACTGATAATTTCCGGCTTCATGACTGAGCTTGATCACTTCAACGTTTGGAACCTCTGTGATCCAGCGTAAATAATTTTCATACTTCCTGCCCGCAGCGATGCCGATAACAATCTTTTTCATAGAGCTTTCTGATAGAGCGCTTTGAAATCAGCCTGGCTCACAGGCTTGGGATTATTCGGATGAGCAAAATCTGCGAATGCAAGTTCTGACAGTGTATCGATATGCTCCTGCCGGACACCAATAGCACCAAGCTTATGAGGAATGTTGACTTTGGAATTAAGTTCAAACAGATACTTCACTACAGCATCTCCTGTTTCATCTTTTAACTCAAGTGTCTTGGCGATCTTTTTGAACTTATGCTCAAATCCACTGATGTTAAATTCCATTCCATAAGGAATATTGACAGCATTGGCTAAACCGTGATGAGTATCCAGTAAGGCAGAAAGTGGATGAGCTAGTGAATGCACCACACCAAGTCCTTTTTGAAAGGCCACCGCACCCATCAGAGATGCAATGAGCATCTTGCTTCTGGATTCAAGATCAGGTTGGTTGACAGCCTTTACCAGGGATTGATGAATCAATGAGATTCCTTCCAGTGCAATTCCGTCACACATTGGATGCCACATCTTCGCGAGGTATGCTTCCATATTATGAGTGAGGGCATCCATTCCGGTAGCAGCCGTAACAAATGCCGGCAATTCCATGGTAAGCAAAGGATCAGCAAAAATGATCTTCGCCAGGAGCTTGGGTGAAAAAAGTATTTTCTTCTGATGCGTAATGTCGTCTGCGATGATGGCACTTCTTCCTACTTCGCTTCCTGTACCTGCTGTTGTGGGGATGGTGATGAAATGAGGAACATCGTTAGTGACAAACACATCACCTCCAATCAAATCATCATATTTGAACAGATCTTCACGATGATGTATGCGGAGAACAATTGCACGGGCAACATCCAGCGCTGCTCCGCCACCAATTCCAATAATGCTGTCGCGTTTAGTGTTATCAAATGCATCCGAACCTTTATACACGTCCGACTTCACGGGATTCTTATGAATGTCGGAGAATACTTCTATTGAAATATTTTTCTTCTTAAGATCTTCTACAATTTCCTTGAAGAAGCCCAGTTGTGCCACCACCGGATCTGTTGAAATTAAAGGGCGCTTGAGATTGTTCTTAATCAGATAATCACCAAGCTCCTTACTGGACCCTGCACCAAAGCGGATTGTTGTTGGAAAATTGTATTGAACTATACTGTCAAATTTCATAGTTATCGATTGTTCTTCACTAAATAATTTCAAAATATCTTTTGTACTCCCAATCCGTCACTGACTTCAAATGCTGCTTCCACTCCCACTCACGAGTTAGTGTGAAATGCTCTACAAATTCCTCTCCGAGTATTGCTTTGGCTTCCTTTGAATTTTTCATTCGGTTGGTTGCTTCTTCCAGTGTTCGTGGCAACGTGCCATTTGAAAAGTCAAGATAGCCATTGCCTTTCGTGGGAGGCTGTTTGAGTTTGAGCTTGTTCTTAATTCCATAAAGACCAGCTCCCAACGCTGCAGCAATTGCCAGATAAGGATTTGCGTCAGCGCCAATCACCCGGGTCTCGAGCCTGCATGATTTGCTGCTGGTGTTCAAAACCCTTAATGCCACCGTCCTGTTATCAACTCCCCAGGTAAGTGTTGTGGGTGCCCATGCTCCTTCTACCAAACGTTTATAACTGTTGATCGTCGGTGCAAACATGGGTAAGATGTAAGGAAGACAGTGAAGCTGACCCGCGATGTAATGCTTCATGGTATCACTCATCTTCAGCTTGTCTTTGGCATCATGAAAAAGATTCTTCTTCATGCCTTTATCCCAGAGACTTTGATGAACGTGTCCGCCGCAGCCAGGGAGATTCTCACTGATCTTTGCCATGAACGTCGCCATGATCCCATGCTTGTAAGCAATTTCTTTAACAGCAGTTTTAAAAAGTGTGGCTCTGTCTGCAGCTTCAACGGCATTTGAATAAACGATGGCAGCTTCCAGAACTCCAGGACCTGTTTCCGTATGCAAACCTTCCAATGGCACATCAAACCTTTTCATCAGATCAAACAAATCTGTGAAGAAGGGATTCTCCAGTGAACTTCTTAGAATGGAGTATCCAAACATTCCGGGAGTCAGAGGTGTAAGCCCGATGTAATTTTTTTCTCTTGCAGACTGTGGCGTCTCAGCAAAATTGAACCACTCGAACTCCTGAGAACAAACAGGTTCAAGATCTTCCGCGTGGCAATCATTCACAATCTTCTTTATCAATTGGCGTGGACAAACGGAAGATGGCACCCCGTCTTTGTCCATCATTTCACCAAGGAAAAACGGAACATCATTCTCCCATGGAATTTTCCTGAATGTATTGAGATCCAATCGTGCCGGTGTATCAGGATAGCCTGTATGCCAACCTGTGTACTTAACGTTATCATAGGCAGTATCACCAGCGTCCCAGCCGAAGATCACATCACAGAAAGCAGTGCCTCCTTCAATTGACGAGAGAAACTTATCAGTGGAAATATATTTACCACGAAGTATTCCATCCATATCCGCATAGGCAATCTTGACCTTTCCGGAAGGATGTTTTTTAACATAGTCAAGAATAGCTTTTGTCGTCATGCGATTTTTTCTGATTTCGATCTGTTACTGAGTTTAAATATACCAAAGCAAAGCCCTAAAATCAGCAGGTATAGTAAACATAACATTGGATTATAGACGGCGACAGCACCCAGCGCAATAATTGCCAAGATCAATGCAACGATCGGAAAGATGGGATAAAATGGCACTTGAAACGGACGTTCCAGACCCGGCTCTTTCCTCCTTAGCGCAATGACGGAAACCATAGAAATACTGTAAAGGGTGAGTGCTCCAAAGACCGAAATGGTGATGACCTCTCCTGTTCTTCCTGTAAACAATGCGACAATGCCGATCAGCATATTGATGACCAATGCGTTTGCAGGAGTTTTGAAACGAGGGTGAATCTTCCCCAGGAAGGATGACTTTAGTTTCACTTTCCCAAATTCGGAAGTAGCTCTTCCGGCTGCGAGCATCAATCCGTTAAACGAAGCAACAAGCCCGAATAATCCAACAATGATGAGTGTTTTATATATCCACCCATTTGAGCCACTGACATGTTGCATTGCCATAGGAAGTGGAGAATCTGAAGTGGTTCCATCCGGCTGATAAATAACAGCTTCCCATCCTCCAACACCCACGGAAGCTATGAAGGTGAGAAAGCAAACACCGATCAAAGTAAAAAGGGCGGAAAGAAAACCGATTGACATCGTCCTCTTTGGATTCTGGGTTTCTTCAGCAAGGTTTGCCACTCCTTCAATGCCGAGAAAAAACCATATTGCGAAAGGGACAGCGGCAAAAATTCCAGGTATTCCATTCGGTAGTGAATTGCTTGAAAGATGAGTCCACTCAACATGAGGGATCATTACACCGGCAAACAATAATAATCCCGTTACTGCAATGGCTGTTACAAAGAGCTCAAAAATTGCTGCAGCCTGCAAGCCATATGTATTGAGTGCTGTAAAGATCAGATAGGAAGCAATCGAGAAAAAGATAACAGGCAATGAAGGAAAGAACAGATTCATGTATGAACCGATAGCAAAGGCAATGGCCGGTGGCGCAAAAATGAATTCTATGTTCTGCGCCATGCCTGCTATAAATCCTGCATCTTCTCCCAATGCCCGTGAAGCATAATCAAAAGCTCCTCCTGCTTTTGGAATCGCACAGGAAAGTTCAGCATAACTGAATGTAAAAGTCACATACATGATGATGACAACTCCGGTTGCGATAGCGAGACCTAAGGAGCCCCCTTGTTCAAGTCCCAGGTTCCATCCGAAATAATTCCCGGAGATCACATAGCCCACACCAAGTCCCCAGACCATTGCCGGAGTAAGAATGCGTTTTAGCTCAGATGAATTTGAAGTCAATATGAGTGGTTGTAAAAGTTAAAGCTACACATCCTGAGTTTACATTCTCTTACTCAGGACCCATTTCATAAAAAAAGCCGCCCCGATATTTTCAGGGCGGCTTTTATGCTTTATGCTCAAAGACTAGTCAAGAAGTCCAAGTGCTTTCATGTGCTTGGTGATACGCGCAACCTTAGGCTGATCGTCAAGGTCAGTATAAATTCCGTAAAGAATATCCAGAACCTTTGAATCATCCGGGCTTAGCTTTTCAGCAGCTTCCCAATATGGAAGTGCAATCTTCAGTTTTTCAACATATACCTTGTCCAATTCGAAACGTTTCTTTTTATCAGCAGCAGTGATACCAAGCTGATTCATTTCCTGTTTCACCAACTTAGCGTCAATGTAAACGTTGTCCGCAAGACCAAACTGTGCATCAAAGTACTTGGAGTCAATTTTAAGAGCTTCCTCGTATGCTTTTCTAGCCGCTGGCCAATCCTTAAGTTCAGTATTGATTACGCCCAGGTAATACCATGTTTCCTTGTTGCTTGGGTCAGCTTTGATTTGTCTTTCCATTGCTGCCTTTGCTTCCGGCAGACGTTCCATCTTGATGTACATGTCCAATTCAAACTTTGGAAATTCTACATTGTTTGGATGCTTAGCCATCGCCTCTTTGGCAGCTGCTAAAGCCTTCTCATTATCCTTAAGCTTGTCGCGATAGATGCTGATCTTTTGAAGGAATGCATCAGGATTCTTTCCGCCAGAAGCGATATAGCTATCAATATAAGCAATTGATTTCTGCCACTCTTCTGCAGATGGTCCGAAGTAAACTCCGGCATTCATAACAATAGAAGTGTCTGTAGGAATGAAATAAAGAGTGTTCTCTACAAGGGCGAACGCTGCCTTGTAATCTTTCTTGTCCTGATATTGAGCGATTGCCTTATTGAAATATTTTTGTGCCAGAAGGATCCTTGCAGTTTCGTTCAACAAAGGAAAGCCATTAGGCTCAGTGAGATGCGATATTGCCTTAGGTTCAATTTCATTTGATTTATCAAACGCTGCCTTTGCCGTAAGAAAAGGAGTTGGATCCAGCTTTTGGAATGCTTCATTTTTGGTGGTGTCCATGGCCGCATAGATAAGACCTTTCAGGAAGTAAGCTTTGGCAGCATTCTTTGAAGGCATGCCCTTTTTATCTTTCATGAAATCGTCAGAGCCAACAGTAGCATCGATGATACTTTTTGCTTCATCAATCTTTCCTTCACGTAATGCTTTCTCAGCTTTTGAAGTACTTGGCTTTATTTGAGCAAACACCATGGCTGGGATCGCTACAAAAAGTATTAAAACAATCTTTTTCATTTTCGGTCTATTTTATATTTCGGTTTGATTTGGTTTTTCTTCGTCTAGTGGTTTATCTCCCCCTTCTACCTGCTCTATTTTCTGAATCTTCTCAACAGAAGAGATCGCATCATCCTCGTTCAATCGGATTACTCTTACTCCCTGCGTCGCGCGTCCCATGACCCGTAATTCTTCTACTGCAATTCTTATGCTAATGCCTGAACGATTGATAATCATCAACTCATCATTATCTCCAACCTGCTTAATTGCAACAAGCTTGCCAGTTTTATCCGTGATATTGATCGTTTTTACGCCCTTTCCACCACGGTGAGTGATTCTATAATCATCAATTGAAGAACGCTTGCCGAATCCCTTCTCAGAAACGACCAGCAAGTTAGCATCTTCATTTCTTATACAAACCATGCCGATAACCCTGTCGTCGGCGCTTTCCAGCGTCACACCGCGTACTCCGGCAGCCGTGCGTCCCATAGGCCGAACGTCTGATTCATTAAAGTGAACCGCCTTACCCTCACTCTTAGCAATGATAATATGATTCTTCCCGTTTGTCAGTGCTGCTTCCAGTAAGCGGTCTCCTTCATGAACTGTAATGGCCGTAATTCCATTAGCCCTCGGCCGTGAGTATGCCTCAAGCGAGGTCTTCTTGATCACTCCTTGTTCTGTACAAAGAATGACAAAGTTTTCATTCAGATAAGCTTCGTCTTCAATGTTCTTAACATTAAGAACGGCCCGTACTGAATCTCCCGGTTCAATGTTGAGAAGATTCTGAATGGCGCGCCCCTTTGAGGTCTTCGTTCCTTCCGGAATTTCATAAACTTTCTTCCAGAAGACTTTCCCCGACGCGGTGAAAATCAAAAGGTAATGATGGGCATGTGCAATGAACAAATGCTCCGTGAAGTCATCCTCTTTGGTAGAAACTCCCTTCGACCCTACTCCACCTCTGCCCTGTGTTCTGTATTCAGACAACAACGTTCTCTTTACATATCCCTGGTTGGAAATGGTGATCACCATCTCTTCATTCGGGATCATGTCTTCTACTGTAATATCATCTTCGCTGGCAACGACAAGCGTTCTGCGCTCATCACCATAGCGTTCCTTCATTTCAGCAAGCTCTCCCTTAATGATACCCATTCTCACAGGCTCACTTGCCAATATCTCATTCAGACGCTCAATCAATGCCTTCACTTCCTTATACTCATTCTGGATTTTTTCTCTTTCAAGACCTGTCAGTCTTTGCAATCTCATTTCGAGGATGGCCTTCGACTGGATCTCGGAAAGCTGGAACTTCTCCATCAAACCAATTTTCGCAATCTCAGGATCTTTGGAATTACGGATCAAAGCGATCACCTCATCAAGATGATCCAACGCGATCAGATACCCTTCTAAAATGTGAGCACGCTTTTCTGCCTCTGCTAATTCAAACTTTGTTCTGCGTACTACCACCTCGTGTCTGTGCTCAACAAAATGAACAATCAGATCCTTCAGGTTAAGTGTCTGCGGTCTTCCCTTTACCAGTGCAACGTTATTTACACCAAACGAAGACTGCAGCTGAGTGTATTTGAAAAGGTTATTGAGAACGATATTAGGGATCGCATCTTTCTTCAGATCATAAACAACCCTGTATCCGTCACGATCAGACTCATCACGCAGATCGGTAATGCCTTCTATTTTCTTTTCGTTGATCAACGCAGCAGTCTTCTCAATCATCGTTGCCTTGTTCACCTGATAAGGTATTTCGGTAACAACGATCTGATCTTTTCCCTTTGCGTTGGTAACAATCTCTGTCTTGGCACGAACGACAATCCTTCCGCGACCGGTAAGGAATGCCTCTTGCACACCTGAAGTTCCGTAAATAATACCACCGGTTGGGAAATCAGGTGCAGTAACGATCTTCATCAATTCAGGAATGGTGATCTCCCGGTTATCGATGTAAGCAGTAATGCCATCCACAACTTCTGTAAGATTATGGGGCGCCATATTGGTCGCCATCCCTACCGCAATACCAGAAGATCCATTGATCAGCAGGTTAGGGATCTTTCCGGGAAGCACCGTAGGCTCCGTAAGGGAGTCATCAAAGTTGGGTTGGAAGTCAACGGTTTCCTTGTTGATATCAGCGAGGAGCTCTTCTGCAATTCTTTTAAGCCTGGCTTCAGTATAACGCATCGCTGCCGGGAAATCCCCGTCAACTGAACCGAAGTTCCCCTGGCCGTCTACCAATGTGTAGCGTAGTGACCAGTCCTGTGCCATACGCACCATCGTATCATAAACAGAAGCATCCCCGTGTGGGTGATACTTACCTAACACTTCCCCTACGATACGGGCTGATTTCTTATACGATTTGTTATAGTTGACACCAAGTTCCTGCATTCCAAAAAGAACCCGGCGATGAACGGGTTTTAGTCCGTCACGAACATCCGGAAGAGCCCGGGAAACGATAACCGACATCGAATAATCGATGTACGCGCCACGCATTTCGTCTTCAATATTGATCGGGATGATGTTCTGCCTTGGGGGTAAAGCACTGGTCTCTTCTGCCACTGTATTTTAGTCGATTACTGAACAATAATTTAAAGGCCGAAGATAGCTAAAACGGA
It contains:
- a CDS encoding glutamine synthetase produces the protein MTTKAILDYVKKHPSGKVKIAYADMDGILRGKYISTDKFLSSIEGGTAFCDVIFGWDAGDTAYDNVKYTGWHTGYPDTPARLDLNTFRKIPWENDVPFFLGEMMDKDGVPSSVCPRQLIKKIVNDCHAEDLEPVCSQEFEWFNFAETPQSAREKNYIGLTPLTPGMFGYSILRSSLENPFFTDLFDLMKRFDVPLEGLHTETGPGVLEAAIVYSNAVEAADRATLFKTAVKEIAYKHGIMATFMAKISENLPGCGGHVHQSLWDKGMKKNLFHDAKDKLKMSDTMKHYIAGQLHCLPYILPMFAPTINSYKRLVEGAWAPTTLTWGVDNRTVALRVLNTSSKSCRLETRVIGADANPYLAIAAALGAGLYGIKNKLKLKQPPTKGNGYLDFSNGTLPRTLEEATNRMKNSKEAKAILGEEFVEHFTLTREWEWKQHLKSVTDWEYKRYFEII
- a CDS encoding tetratricopeptide repeat protein yields the protein MKKIVLILFVAIPAMVFAQIKPSTSKAEKALREGKIDEAKSIIDATVGSDDFMKDKKGMPSKNAAKAYFLKGLIYAAMDTTKNEAFQKLDPTPFLTAKAAFDKSNEIEPKAISHLTEPNGFPLLNETARILLAQKYFNKAIAQYQDKKDYKAAFALVENTLYFIPTDTSIVMNAGVYFGPSAEEWQKSIAYIDSYIASGGKNPDAFLQKISIYRDKLKDNEKALAAAKEAMAKHPNNVEFPKFELDMYIKMERLPEAKAAMERQIKADPSNKETWYYLGVINTELKDWPAARKAYEEALKIDSKYFDAQFGLADNVYIDAKLVKQEMNQLGITAADKKKRFELDKVYVEKLKIALPYWEAAEKLSPDDSKVLDILYGIYTDLDDQPKVARITKHMKALGLLD
- the eat gene encoding ethanolamine permease, whose protein sequence is MVWGLGVGYVISGNYFGWNLGLEQGGSLGLAIATGVVIIMYVTFTFSYAELSCAIPKAGGAFDYASRALGEDAGFIAGMAQNIEFIFAPPAIAFAIGSYMNLFFPSLPVIFFSIASYLIFTALNTYGLQAAAIFELFVTAIAVTGLLLFAGVMIPHVEWTHLSSNSLPNGIPGIFAAVPFAIWFFLGIEGVANLAEETQNPKRTMSIGFLSALFTLIGVCFLTFIASVGVGGWEAVIYQPDGTTSDSPLPMAMQHVSGSNGWIYKTLIIVGLFGLVASFNGLMLAAGRATSEFGKVKLKSSFLGKIHPRFKTPANALVINMLIGIVALFTGRTGEVITISVFGALTLYSISMVSVIALRRKEPGLERPFQVPFYPIFPIVALILAIIALGAVAVYNPMLCLLYLLILGLCFGIFKLSNRSKSEKIA
- the gyrA gene encoding DNA gyrase subunit A, whose amino-acid sequence is MRGAYIDYSMSVIVSRALPDVRDGLKPVHRRVLFGMQELGVNYNKSYKKSARIVGEVLGKYHPHGDASVYDTMVRMAQDWSLRYTLVDGQGNFGSVDGDFPAAMRYTEARLKRIAEELLADINKETVDFQPNFDDSLTEPTVLPGKIPNLLINGSSGIAVGMATNMAPHNLTEVVDGITAYIDNREITIPELMKIVTAPDFPTGGIIYGTSGVQEAFLTGRGRIVVRAKTEIVTNAKGKDQIVVTEIPYQVNKATMIEKTAALINEKKIEGITDLRDESDRDGYRVVYDLKKDAIPNIVLNNLFKYTQLQSSFGVNNVALVKGRPQTLNLKDLIVHFVEHRHEVVVRRTKFELAEAEKRAHILEGYLIALDHLDEVIALIRNSKDPEIAKIGLMEKFQLSEIQSKAILEMRLQRLTGLEREKIQNEYKEVKALIERLNEILASEPVRMGIIKGELAEMKERYGDERRTLVVASEDDITVEDMIPNEEMVITISNQGYVKRTLLSEYRTQGRGGVGSKGVSTKEDDFTEHLFIAHAHHYLLIFTASGKVFWKKVYEIPEGTKTSKGRAIQNLLNIEPGDSVRAVLNVKNIEDEAYLNENFVILCTEQGVIKKTSLEAYSRPRANGITAITVHEGDRLLEAALTNGKNHIIIAKSEGKAVHFNESDVRPMGRTAAGVRGVTLESADDRVIGMVCIRNEDANLLVVSEKGFGKRSSIDDYRITHRGGKGVKTINITDKTGKLVAIKQVGDNDELMIINRSGISIRIAVEELRVMGRATQGVRVIRLNEDDAISSVEKIQKIEQVEGGDKPLDEEKPNQTEI
- a CDS encoding iron-containing alcohol dehydrogenase, producing MKFDSIVQYNFPTTIRFGAGSSKELGDYLIKNNLKRPLISTDPVVAQLGFFKEIVEDLKKKNISIEVFSDIHKNPVKSDVYKGSDAFDNTKRDSIIGIGGGAALDVARAIVLRIHHREDLFKYDDLIGGDVFVTNDVPHFITIPTTAGTGSEVGRSAIIADDITHQKKILFSPKLLAKIIFADPLLTMELPAFVTAATGMDALTHNMEAYLAKMWHPMCDGIALEGISLIHQSLVKAVNQPDLESRSKMLIASLMGAVAFQKGLGVVHSLAHPLSALLDTHHGLANAVNIPYGMEFNISGFEHKFKKIAKTLELKDETGDAVVKYLFELNSKVNIPHKLGAIGVRQEHIDTLSELAFADFAHPNNPKPVSQADFKALYQKAL